A genome region from Streptomyces sp. S4.7 includes the following:
- a CDS encoding class I SAM-dependent methyltransferase, producing MLGSLVKFRMASDWTKKVQSIYEMYPPGHLMTEESTYFNQGYWETGNETYDAAQEALAGLLADTVGMREGDTVLDCGFGYGDQDFYWLKSRRPRQIFGINITPKHVEFASDRARREGVTDRVNFQLASATEIPFPDNTFDRVVSLESAMHYQPRSQFFKEAYRVLKPGGVIATADIVPMPGAGPRENLKAHALGWLKWTVDDRNWHDRDVYAEKLSQTGFESVGVTTIQPKVWEPWRAYITKKVADPAFKPTVSKLYYRVLQKAWADPELLKRELETVDYIMAAGTKPLT from the coding sequence ATGTTGGGCAGCCTCGTCAAGTTCCGAATGGCCAGCGACTGGACCAAGAAGGTCCAGAGCATTTACGAGATGTACCCCCCTGGGCACCTCATGACCGAGGAGAGCACCTACTTCAACCAGGGGTACTGGGAGACCGGGAACGAGACGTACGACGCGGCCCAGGAAGCCCTCGCCGGCCTGCTGGCCGACACCGTGGGCATGCGCGAGGGCGACACCGTCCTCGACTGCGGATTCGGCTACGGAGACCAGGACTTCTACTGGCTCAAGAGCCGTAGGCCCCGGCAGATCTTCGGCATCAACATCACGCCGAAGCACGTCGAGTTCGCGAGCGACCGGGCGCGGCGCGAAGGCGTCACGGACCGGGTCAACTTCCAGCTCGCCTCCGCCACGGAGATCCCGTTCCCCGACAACACCTTCGACCGCGTCGTGTCGCTGGAGTCGGCCATGCACTACCAGCCGCGCAGCCAGTTCTTCAAGGAGGCCTACCGCGTCCTCAAGCCCGGCGGTGTCATCGCCACGGCCGACATCGTCCCCATGCCCGGCGCGGGACCGCGAGAGAACCTCAAGGCCCACGCACTCGGCTGGCTCAAGTGGACCGTCGACGACCGCAACTGGCACGACCGGGACGTCTACGCCGAGAAGCTGAGCCAGACGGGCTTCGAATCGGTCGGCGTCACGACCATCCAGCCCAAGGTGTGGGAGCCCTGGCGCGCCTACATCACCAAGAAGGTCGCCGACCCGGCGTTCAAGCCCACCGTGAGCAAGCTCTACTACCGTGTCCTGCAGAAGGCATGGGCGGACCCCGAGCTGCTCAAGCGGGAACTGGAGACCGTGGACTACATCATGGCGGCCGGCACCAAGCCCCTGACCTGA
- a CDS encoding 3-oxoacyl-[acyl-carrier-protein] synthase III C-terminal domain-containing protein — protein MDSPNIHILSVRTALPGPPVDNVALAHRLGVGDSWARWAETGVGIRSRHLARDLESGEITHTLADLGEAAAREALAAAGLDAQDVDLLVMGTSMPDMLMPATVNIVADRLGIDGVPSYQVQSGCAGVVQAMEIAVQRLAGGSARTALVLGGDTWVKHFDPSGDIKHLSPAELVSMALAGDGAGCAVLSVEPRPGAAVVRRVRTRLVGGLPPAQTVEWFGAHAGTGAPAVTDDRGAVETQVPVLAAEAWRELLDDVGWKDSDVDAVLPPQHSGRVTERVCELLGVAESSVTSRVEETGNNGNGLLLFQLERALAGLGSGGRVVGLTVEATEWVRGGIAVEVL, from the coding sequence ATGGACAGTCCGAACATTCACATCCTGTCGGTCAGGACGGCCCTGCCCGGTCCTCCGGTCGACAACGTGGCGCTGGCGCACCGGCTCGGTGTCGGGGACAGCTGGGCGCGCTGGGCCGAGACGGGTGTGGGGATCCGCTCCCGTCATCTGGCCAGGGACCTGGAGTCCGGCGAGATCACCCACACCCTGGCGGATCTCGGGGAGGCCGCGGCGCGGGAGGCGCTGGCGGCGGCCGGGCTGGACGCGCAGGACGTCGATCTGCTGGTGATGGGCACGAGCATGCCGGACATGCTGATGCCCGCGACGGTCAACATCGTCGCGGACCGGCTGGGCATCGACGGCGTGCCGTCGTACCAGGTGCAGTCCGGGTGTGCGGGGGTCGTGCAGGCGATGGAGATCGCCGTGCAGCGCCTGGCGGGCGGTTCGGCCCGTACGGCGCTGGTTCTGGGCGGCGACACCTGGGTCAAGCACTTCGATCCCAGTGGCGACATCAAGCATCTGTCCCCCGCCGAGCTGGTCTCGATGGCACTGGCGGGTGACGGCGCCGGGTGCGCGGTGCTGAGCGTGGAGCCGCGCCCGGGGGCCGCCGTGGTCCGGCGGGTGCGCACCCGGCTGGTCGGCGGGCTTCCTCCGGCGCAGACCGTGGAGTGGTTCGGTGCCCATGCCGGGACGGGGGCGCCGGCCGTGACCGACGACCGGGGCGCTGTGGAGACGCAGGTTCCGGTGCTGGCGGCCGAGGCGTGGCGGGAGTTGCTGGACGATGTCGGGTGGAAGGACTCCGATGTCGACGCGGTGCTTCCGCCGCAGCACTCCGGGCGTGTCACGGAGCGGGTGTGCGAGCTGCTGGGTGTGGCGGAGTCGAGTGTGACGAGCCGTGTCGAGGAGACGGGCAACAACGGCAACGGGCTTCTGCTGTTCCAGCTGGAGCGTGCGCTGGCCGGTCTGGGCAGTGGCGGGCGTGTCGTGGGTCTGACGGTCGAGGCCACCGAGTGGGTCAGGGGCGGGATCGCCGTGGAGGTGCTGTGA
- a CDS encoding FAD-dependent monooxygenase, with product MSGGTHAVVLGGSVAGLLAAAALAPYVGSVTVVERDEYPAEGPAARTGVPQAEHAHVLWSGGARAVERLLPGATERLLAAGARRVGVQRDMLLMSAAGWCERFPETQYMLTCSRALLEWVLRGCVLALPNVSVLEGTVAAGLAGDAGAVSGVRVRARDGEGGAERLLAADVVVDATGRGSGLSGWLTGFGLPAAEEETVDSGLTYTTRVFRAPEGAAGVFPVVSLYADHRVAKPARNGLVVPIEGDRWMVSLSGSRGARPPADAPGFAAFARSLRHPLVARMVAAAEPLTEPRSTRSTRNRRLRYERMPSWPAGLLVLGDALSALNPAYGHGMTAAARGAEALRNELAAHGVRPQRARETVGAISAAVDDPWLWATSQDVRFPECRIVSRDAELGARAEARARFADLLQAAASRDAGVNVAMTGVMSMSEPLAGLEDAGVLDAVRAAAASGAKPLPQPRLSGAELALLRGPARVAVR from the coding sequence GTGAGCGGGGGGACTCACGCGGTGGTGCTGGGCGGCAGTGTCGCCGGTCTGCTGGCCGCCGCGGCTCTCGCGCCGTACGTGGGTTCGGTCACCGTCGTGGAGAGGGACGAGTACCCGGCCGAGGGGCCCGCGGCGCGTACGGGTGTGCCGCAGGCGGAGCACGCGCATGTGCTGTGGTCCGGTGGGGCGCGGGCGGTGGAGCGGCTGTTGCCGGGCGCGACCGAGCGGCTGCTGGCGGCGGGCGCGCGACGGGTCGGGGTGCAGCGGGACATGCTGCTGATGTCGGCGGCCGGCTGGTGCGAGCGGTTCCCCGAGACGCAGTACATGCTCACGTGCAGTCGGGCGTTGCTGGAGTGGGTGCTGCGTGGTTGTGTGCTCGCGTTGCCGAACGTATCGGTGCTTGAGGGCACCGTGGCCGCCGGTCTGGCCGGTGACGCCGGAGCCGTGAGCGGTGTACGGGTTCGGGCGCGGGACGGCGAGGGGGGCGCGGAGCGGCTGCTGGCCGCCGATGTCGTGGTGGACGCGACGGGGCGTGGCTCGGGGCTGAGCGGCTGGCTGACGGGGTTCGGTCTGCCGGCGGCCGAGGAGGAGACGGTGGACTCCGGCCTGACGTACACCACGCGGGTCTTCCGGGCGCCCGAGGGCGCGGCGGGTGTCTTTCCGGTGGTGAGTCTGTACGCGGACCACCGGGTGGCGAAACCGGCGCGCAACGGTCTGGTGGTGCCGATCGAGGGTGATCGGTGGATGGTGTCGCTGTCCGGCAGCCGGGGTGCGCGTCCGCCCGCCGACGCGCCGGGTTTCGCGGCGTTCGCGCGGAGTCTGCGTCATCCGCTGGTGGCGCGTATGGTCGCCGCGGCCGAGCCGCTGACGGAGCCGCGCAGTACGCGCAGTACGCGTAACCGGCGGCTGCGGTACGAGCGCATGCCGTCCTGGCCGGCGGGGCTGCTGGTGCTGGGGGACGCGCTGTCGGCGCTCAACCCCGCGTACGGGCACGGGATGACGGCGGCGGCGCGTGGCGCCGAGGCGCTGCGGAACGAGCTCGCTGCGCACGGGGTGCGTCCCCAGCGGGCGCGGGAGACGGTGGGGGCGATCAGCGCGGCGGTGGACGATCCGTGGCTGTGGGCGACGTCGCAGGACGTGCGGTTCCCCGAGTGCCGGATCGTGTCCCGCGACGCGGAGTTGGGGGCGCGGGCCGAGGCGCGGGCGCGGTTCGCGGATCTGCTGCAGGCGGCCGCGTCGCGGGATGCCGGGGTGAACGTGGCGATGACGGGGGTGATGTCGATGTCGGAGCCGCTGGCGGGTCTGGAGGACGCCGGGGTGCTCGACGCGGTACGTGCCGCGGCGGCGTCGGGTGCGAAGCCGCTGCCGCAGCCCCGGTTGAGCGGGGCCGAGCTGGCTCTTCTGCGTGGGCCGGCGCGGGTCGCCGTCCGCTGA
- a CDS encoding MFS transporter — protein MSTPSTPVRQPQEAAPSYAALAEPTEPVSRPWTLLLVLANLGVWMAFMAPLQVLLPDQIQHISPENKKSLLGWVTGAGALAVLLTTPLVGALSDRTTGRLGRRRPWTVGGAVLGAVALVALSRQDTIAGVAVAWVFVQVGLNMMLATLTAAVPDRVPVRQRGLVSGWVNLPQVLGAVLGVGLVSAVVPGRPGYVALGLVVVGLMLPFVLLTPDDPLPLAARPPLGSLLRGMWISPRRHPDFGWAWASRFITQLSGAAASLYLLYFLQDSVKVKDADEAVLQLTAVTTLFLLVTIVLGGYWSDRVGRRKVFVLGAGAVLALASVVMAVSPTWPAAVLAAAILGAGFGVYLAVHSALVTEVLPSATDRGKDLGLVNVANTAPNLLAPAIAGPVVSLAGYPALFALSAVLTLGGSALVLRIRAVS, from the coding sequence GTGAGCACCCCCAGCACCCCCGTACGGCAACCGCAGGAGGCCGCGCCGTCCTACGCGGCTCTCGCCGAGCCGACGGAGCCGGTCAGCAGACCGTGGACCCTGCTCCTGGTCCTGGCGAATCTCGGTGTGTGGATGGCCTTCATGGCTCCGCTCCAGGTGCTGCTGCCGGATCAGATCCAGCACATCTCACCGGAGAACAAGAAGTCGCTGCTGGGCTGGGTGACGGGTGCGGGTGCACTGGCGGTGCTGCTGACGACTCCACTGGTGGGTGCGTTGTCCGACCGGACGACGGGCCGGCTGGGGCGGCGGCGGCCGTGGACGGTCGGTGGCGCGGTGCTGGGTGCCGTGGCCCTGGTGGCCCTGTCGCGGCAGGACACGATCGCCGGTGTCGCGGTGGCGTGGGTGTTCGTGCAGGTGGGGCTGAACATGATGCTGGCCACGCTGACGGCCGCGGTGCCGGACCGGGTGCCGGTGAGGCAGCGCGGACTGGTGTCGGGGTGGGTGAACCTGCCGCAGGTGCTGGGCGCGGTGCTCGGTGTCGGGCTGGTGTCGGCCGTGGTTCCCGGGCGTCCGGGCTATGTGGCGCTGGGGCTCGTGGTGGTGGGTCTGATGCTGCCGTTCGTCCTGCTGACGCCGGACGATCCGCTGCCGCTCGCGGCGCGCCCGCCGCTGGGGTCGCTGCTGCGCGGTATGTGGATCAGTCCGCGGCGTCATCCGGACTTCGGCTGGGCGTGGGCGAGCCGTTTCATCACCCAGCTCAGCGGCGCCGCCGCCTCGTTGTACCTGCTGTACTTCCTTCAGGACTCGGTGAAGGTGAAGGACGCCGACGAGGCCGTCCTCCAGCTCACCGCGGTCACCACGCTCTTCCTGCTCGTCACCATCGTGCTCGGTGGTTACTGGTCGGACAGGGTCGGGCGCCGGAAGGTGTTCGTGCTGGGCGCGGGCGCCGTCCTGGCGCTGGCCTCGGTGGTGATGGCGGTGTCACCGACCTGGCCGGCGGCTGTGCTGGCGGCGGCCATTCTCGGTGCCGGTTTCGGTGTGTATCTGGCTGTCCACTCCGCGCTGGTGACGGAGGTTCTGCCGTCGGCGACGGACCGGGGGAAGGACCTGGGGCTGGTGAACGTGGCCAATACGGCTCCGAACCTGCTGGCCCCGGCCATCGCCGGGCCCGTGGTGTCGCTGGCGGGCTACCCCGCGCTCTTCGCTCTGTCGGCGGTGCTGACGCTGGGCGGCAGCGCGCTGGTGCTGCGGATCCGCGCGGTGTCCTGA
- a CDS encoding nuclear transport factor 2 family protein codes for MPDEAERKKVALEYCHRLNAGDVDGALALFSPEIRYEDPVGSGTLTGLTALREHLARAVASRVLETPGVPVASLDDEHVLLPATAELDDARLPAGSRLTVAFIALLRVGADGLIREMRLFWGRTDTSVTPAASAAQGVR; via the coding sequence ATGCCTGATGAGGCGGAGCGCAAGAAGGTGGCCCTGGAGTACTGCCACCGTCTGAACGCCGGTGACGTGGATGGCGCCCTGGCGTTGTTCTCGCCGGAGATCCGGTACGAGGACCCGGTCGGGAGTGGCACGCTGACGGGCCTGACAGCGCTCCGGGAGCACTTGGCCCGCGCGGTCGCCTCCCGCGTACTCGAAACGCCCGGGGTTCCGGTGGCGTCCTTGGACGACGAGCACGTGCTGCTGCCGGCCACGGCCGAACTGGACGACGCGCGGCTGCCGGCGGGGAGCCGGCTGACCGTCGCGTTCATCGCCCTGCTGCGGGTGGGTGCCGACGGGCTGATCCGGGAGATGCGGCTGTTCTGGGGTCGTACGGACACCAGTGTCACGCCGGCCGCGTCGGCAGCCCAGGGGGTGCGGTGA
- a CDS encoding FAD-dependent monooxygenase, which translates to MTGTVVIAGAGPVGLFLASELRLAGVEAVVLERSPKANEHTVGGTLHARTADLFDQRGIMDTLRAGNPPLWPRLHFASYWLDLAPHMEDEYSLLLPQQYTEEMLEAHATELGADIRRGHTCVSLTQDADGVTVGVRADSGDYELRGAYLVGCDGGDSTVRELAAFPVQESGPRWYGLLADVESIEGDWHPGNYPGGQFAVIRSPHEGGPSRIMTLEFNETTQPPPADQPVSVEEVIASTERITGRTPVVGEVQWLHRYTNTTREAENYRQGRVFVAGDAAHLHVAFAGHGLSTGLHDAANLGWKLAAVLDGRAPDSLLDTYDEERRPVGHRACVFTQSQMALLTQGQQLDILRQLFTDLVKLPEVNHHLITTVTDVRYALDGAEKEDTHPLLGRPVPNQLVKDADGQATAVAEALRAGRGVLIDLTDGAAALPDTSGRRGHLDSVSRGPADAVDATALLVRPDGFVAWAATADTGNDGLEPALRRWFGDTA; encoded by the coding sequence TTGACTGGCACCGTCGTCATAGCGGGAGCAGGCCCGGTCGGCCTGTTCCTCGCCAGCGAGCTGCGGCTGGCAGGGGTGGAAGCCGTCGTCCTCGAACGCTCACCGAAGGCGAACGAGCACACCGTCGGCGGCACCCTCCACGCCCGCACCGCCGACCTGTTCGACCAGCGCGGCATCATGGACACCCTGCGCGCCGGGAACCCCCCGCTGTGGCCGCGACTGCACTTCGCCAGCTACTGGCTGGACCTCGCGCCCCACATGGAGGACGAGTACTCCCTCCTCCTGCCGCAGCAGTACACCGAAGAGATGCTCGAAGCCCACGCCACCGAGCTCGGTGCCGACATCCGGCGCGGCCACACCTGCGTCAGCCTCACCCAGGACGCCGACGGCGTCACCGTCGGGGTACGCGCCGACAGCGGCGACTACGAGCTTCGCGGCGCCTACCTCGTCGGCTGCGACGGCGGTGACAGCACCGTCCGCGAACTGGCCGCGTTCCCCGTCCAGGAGAGCGGCCCGCGCTGGTACGGCCTGCTCGCCGACGTCGAGTCCATCGAGGGCGACTGGCACCCGGGCAACTACCCCGGAGGCCAGTTCGCGGTCATCCGGTCGCCGCACGAGGGCGGCCCCTCGCGCATCATGACGCTGGAGTTCAACGAAACGACCCAGCCGCCGCCGGCCGACCAGCCCGTCAGCGTCGAAGAGGTGATCGCCAGCACCGAACGGATCACCGGACGCACCCCCGTCGTCGGCGAAGTCCAGTGGCTCCACCGCTACACCAACACCACACGCGAGGCCGAGAACTACCGGCAGGGCCGCGTCTTCGTCGCCGGGGACGCCGCACACCTGCACGTCGCCTTCGCGGGCCACGGTCTCAGCACCGGCCTGCACGACGCCGCCAACCTCGGCTGGAAGCTCGCCGCGGTCCTCGACGGACGCGCCCCCGACAGCCTCCTCGACACCTACGACGAGGAACGGCGGCCGGTCGGCCACCGGGCCTGCGTCTTCACCCAGTCACAGATGGCGCTGCTCACCCAGGGCCAGCAACTCGACATCCTGCGGCAGCTCTTCACCGACCTGGTCAAGCTTCCCGAGGTCAACCACCACCTCATCACCACCGTGACCGACGTCCGCTACGCCCTCGACGGCGCCGAGAAGGAGGACACCCACCCCCTCCTCGGCCGGCCCGTGCCGAACCAGCTCGTGAAGGACGCGGACGGACAGGCCACCGCCGTCGCCGAAGCACTCCGCGCCGGCCGCGGCGTGCTGATCGACCTCACCGACGGCGCCGCCGCACTGCCCGACACCTCCGGCCGCCGGGGTCACCTCGACAGCGTGTCCCGGGGCCCGGCCGACGCCGTCGACGCCACGGCGCTGCTCGTACGCCCCGACGGCTTCGTCGCCTGGGCCGCGACAGCCGACACAGGAAACGACGGCCTGGAGCCCGCACTGCGCCGCTGGTTCGGCGACACCGCCTGA